The genomic segment TTGAACCCAGGTtcctcaaacactcccaaacacaccgaAATTACTTAACCACTCAAGCAAACAAGTAATTTGTgacaaatcatgcaaaaattaaatacttgaattttggggcgttacaactctacccccttaacaAAATTTTGGTCTCAAAATATACCTGGTCAGAATAGGTGAGGGTATTCATGTCACATCGCCTCTTCGGGTTTCCACGTGGCTTCTTTTAAACTGTGGTTACGCTAAAGCACCTTGACTAAAGGAATAGATTTCTTCCTTAGTACTTTAACCTCACGGTCCAATATCTGCATTGGCTCCTCTTCGAAGgttagatctggcctaacctcgatctcctcaactgGTACTATGTGTGTGGGATCAGagcgataacgccttaacatggagacatggaacacatcgtgaatttggtctaactctggaggtaactcaagttgatatgggaccggtcccacacgcttcagTATACGGTAAGggccaatgaacctagggctaagcttacctttccgaccaaaccTCAGTATCTTTTTCCATGGGAAAACCTTGAGAAAAACGTAAtcccccatagaatactcaatctctcggCGTTTAAGATtcgcataagacttttgcctatcggATACTTCCTTCAACCAATCTCGAATCAGTTTTACCTTCTCTTCGGTATCAGAAACTAACTCTGTCCCCAAAACTCGCCGCTCACCTAGCTCAATCCAACAGGTAGGAGTACGACACCGGTAACCATATAAcgcctcgtacggtgccatttgaatactggactagtagctattattatacgcaaactctacTAGCGGCAAATAATCTTCCCAGTTGCCTCGAAAATCCAttacacaacaccttaacatatcctccagtatctgaatcaccctatctgactgaccatcagtctggggatgaaacgcagtactaaagtccagTCTC from the Gossypium hirsutum isolate 1008001.06 chromosome D09, Gossypium_hirsutum_v2.1, whole genome shotgun sequence genome contains:
- the LOC121220746 gene encoding uncharacterized protein, translated to MAPYEALYGYRCRTPTCWIELGERRVLGTELVSDTEEKVKLIRDWLKEVSDRQKSYANLKRREIEYSMGDYVFLKVFPWKKILRFGRKVPVEEIEVRPDLTFEEEPMQILDREVKVLRKKSIPLVKVL